In one window of Leptospira sp. WS92.C1 DNA:
- a CDS encoding NAD(P)H-dependent glycerol-3-phosphate dehydrogenase, which translates to MKIGVIGSGSFGTALGSLLADKGYDVTLWCRNDSQIESINRDHINNKHLPNFTLPEKLTASKDLKIVVAGKDMIVSSPPSHALSGILREIKEYLPEKVPIVSASKGIENGTLRLVSEIFESELPGKYHAYLSYLSGPSFAKEIIQKVPTIVSIASKNEATARKVQEIFSFLYFRTYWTPDVIGVEVGGSLKNVIALAAGVSDGLGFGQNTRAALITRGLNEITKIGIKLGADPMTFLGPSGMGDLILTCCGEQSRNRTVGFRLGQGETLEQILSSMNEVAEGVKTTQSAYELSQKLGIEMAITNEVYKMLYEGKNPKEVVKDLMKRDLKREGVSV; encoded by the coding sequence ATGAAAATCGGAGTCATCGGATCGGGAAGTTTTGGAACGGCCTTAGGAAGTCTTCTGGCGGATAAAGGTTATGATGTTACTCTCTGGTGCAGAAACGATTCTCAGATTGAAAGTATCAACCGCGATCATATCAACAACAAACACCTTCCCAATTTTACGCTTCCGGAAAAATTAACCGCGAGTAAGGATCTAAAAATCGTCGTAGCCGGAAAAGATATGATCGTATCTTCGCCGCCATCTCACGCTTTGAGCGGAATTTTGAGAGAGATCAAGGAATATCTGCCGGAAAAGGTTCCGATCGTTTCGGCGAGCAAGGGAATCGAAAACGGAACGTTACGCTTGGTTTCCGAAATCTTCGAATCGGAACTTCCCGGAAAATATCACGCATATCTTTCTTATCTGTCCGGTCCTTCTTTTGCAAAAGAAATCATTCAGAAAGTGCCCACGATTGTGAGTATCGCATCGAAGAACGAAGCGACGGCTCGTAAGGTGCAGGAGATTTTCAGCTTTTTATATTTTAGAACGTATTGGACCCCGGACGTGATCGGAGTCGAAGTTGGAGGTTCTTTAAAAAACGTAATCGCATTGGCCGCGGGGGTCAGTGACGGTTTGGGCTTTGGTCAAAACACCCGTGCGGCTCTGATCACAAGAGGATTGAACGAAATCACAAAGATCGGTATCAAACTTGGCGCGGATCCGATGACCTTTCTCGGACCTTCCGGGATGGGAGATTTGATTCTTACTTGTTGCGGAGAGCAATCTCGAAATCGAACGGTTGGATTTCGTTTGGGACAAGGGGAAACCTTGGAGCAAATCTTATCGAGTATGAACGAAGTTGCCGAAGGAGTAAAGACAACTCAAAGCGCTTACGAACTTTCTCAGAAATTAGGAATCGAAATGGCGATCACGAACGAAGTTTATAAAATGCTTTACGAAGGTAAGAATCCGAAAGAAGTTGTGAAAGACCTTATGAAACGCGATCTAAAGAGAGAAGGCGTTTCAGTCTGA